One segment of Erigeron canadensis isolate Cc75 chromosome 2, C_canadensis_v1, whole genome shotgun sequence DNA contains the following:
- the LOC122589922 gene encoding uncharacterized protein LOC122589922, giving the protein METTIKIIRKSIHTFLQHYHYFTLTSILALPFSASILLSSSFLYDSISIQSRLIALFDAAGFPPESQFFSILNLKLSQTITSSIIILPFTLSFLLITKTFIIQSFNTLHKPPPSFFGIFNSLLHTQIWNTLLIISANATCFWVLFIAFNCLENLHIPSLLFTFIGGIMYSIVIANALIICNLALILSGMELSGGFISILKSCVMIRGRTSIALSLSLPINMALAGIEFLFQFRVVMAYSNSGLNKPTSSMVLEGLFIAYLYSILITLDTIVGCVFFKSCKIAYDQNIIVDQEAGKIKEDGLALVKCLEKDVP; this is encoded by the coding sequence ATGGAAACCACCATCAAAATCATCCGAAAATCCATCCATACTTTCCTTCAACACTACCATTACTTCACTCTTACTTCCATTTTAGCCCTCCCATTCTCTGCTTCAATCCTCCTTTCATCGTCCTTCCTTTATGATTCCATTTCCATCCAATCTCGACTCATTGCACTCTTCGACGCAGCTGGATTCCCTCCGGAATCACAATTCTTTTCCATTCTCAACCTTAAACTTTCCCAAACCATCACTTCTTCAATTATAATCCTACCCTTTACCCTTTCATTCCTTCTCATAACAAAAACATTCATAATTCAATCTTTTAACACCCTCCACAAACCGCCACCTTCATTCTTCGGAATCTTCAATTCCCTTCTCCATACACAAATTTGGAACACACTGCTAATCATTTCAGCCAATGCAACTTGCTTTTGGGTTCTTTTCATTGCTTTCAACTGCTTGGAAAACCTCCATATCCCTTCACTGTTATTCACATTCATTGGTGGAATCATGTATTCCATTGTCATAGCAAATGCATTGATCATATGCAACCTTGCATTAATCCTCTCGGGGATGGAATTGAGTGGTGGATTCATTTCCATCCTCAAATCTTGTGTCATGATCAGAGGAAGGACCTCCATTGCCTTATCATTATCTTTGCCCATAAACATGGCCTTAGCCGGAATCGAATTCCTGTTCCAATTCCGGGTTGTCATGGCTTATTCGAATTCCGGGTTGAACAAGCCCACTTCAAGTATGGTACTAGAAGGATTATTCATTGCATACTTATATTCCATTCTTATTACACTTGACACAATAGTTGGTTGTGTGTTTTTTAAAAGCTGCAAGATTGCTTATGATCAAAATATTATTGTTGATCAAGAAGCTGGTAAGATTAAAGAAGATGGCTTAGCATTGGTAAAGTGTTTAGAAAAAGATGttccataa